In a genomic window of Nomascus leucogenys isolate Asia chromosome 4, Asia_NLE_v1, whole genome shotgun sequence:
- the LSP1 gene encoding lymphocyte-specific protein 1 isoform X1 has protein sequence MAEASSDLGAEEREELLGPTAQWSVEDEEEAVREQCQHERDRQLPAQDEDGGDHVPKRPEQEMLLSLKPSEAPELDEDEGFGDWSQRPEQRQQHEETQGASDSGEPPRCRSPEGEQEDRPSLHACEKENSDEVHLEELSLSKEGPDPEDTVQDNLGAAGAEEEQEEHQKCQQPRTPSPLVLEGTIEQSSPPLSPTTKLIDRTESLNRSIEKSNSVKKSQPDLPISKIDQWLEQYTQAIETAGRTPKLARQASIELPSMAVASTKSRWETGEVQAQSAAKTPSCKDIVAGDMSKKSLWEQKGGSKTSSTIKSTPSGKRYKFVATGHGKYEKVLVEGGPAP, from the exons GCCCACTGCTCAGTGGAGCgtggaggacgaggaggaggccGTCCGCGAGCAATGCCAGCATGAGAGAGACAGGCAGCTTCCGGCCCAGGACGAGGACGGAGGCGACCATGTCCCCAAGAGGCCGGAGCAGGAGATGCT cctcagcctgaaGCCCTCGGAGGCCCCTGAACTGGATGAGGACGAGGGCTTTGGCGACTGGTCCCAGAGGCCAGAGCAGCGGCAGCAGCACGAGGAGACGCAGGGTGCCTCGGACAGCGGAGAGCCCCCCCGCTGCAGGAGTCCTGAGGGGGAGCAAGAGGACAG GCCCAGCCTGCATGCCTGCGAAAAGGAGAACAGTGACGAAGTCCACCTGGAGGAGTTGAGTCTGAGCAAGGAGGGGCCAGACCCAGAGGACACTGTCCAGGACAACCTGGGGGCTGCAGGGGCtgaggaggaacaggaggag caccaGAAATGTCAGCAGCCTAGGACACCCAGCCCCTTGGTCTTGGAGGGGACCATCGAACAGAGCTCGCCTCCCCTGAGCCCTACCACCAAA CTCATCGACAGGACCGAGTCCCTAAACCGCTCCATAGAGAAgag TAACAGTGTGAAGAAATCGCAGCCAGACTTGCCCATCTCCAAGATTGACCAGTGGCTGGAACAATATACCCAGGCCATTGAG ACCGCTGGCCGGACCCCCAAGCTAGCCCGCCAGGCCTCCATAGAGCTGCCCAGCATGGCCGTGGCCAGTACCAAGAGTCGGTGGGAGACGGGTGAGGTACAGGCTCAGTCTGCGGCCAAGACTCCGTCCTGCAAG GATATTGTGGCTGGAGACATGAGCAAGAAAAGCCTCTGGGAGCAGAAGGGAGGCTCCAAGACCTCATCAACAATTAAG agcaccccatctgggaagaggtATAAGTTTGTGGCCACCGGGCATGGGAAATATGAGAAGGTGCTTGTGGAAGGGGGCCCGGCTCCCTAG
- the LSP1 gene encoding lymphocyte-specific protein 1 isoform X2 has product MRGPTAQWSVEDEEEAVREQCQHERDRQLPAQDEDGGDHVPKRPEQEMLLSLKPSEAPELDEDEGFGDWSQRPEQRQQHEETQGASDSGEPPRCRSPEGEQEDRPSLHACEKENSDEVHLEELSLSKEGPDPEDTVQDNLGAAGAEEEQEEHQKCQQPRTPSPLVLEGTIEQSSPPLSPTTKLIDRTESLNRSIEKSNSVKKSQPDLPISKIDQWLEQYTQAIETAGRTPKLARQASIELPSMAVASTKSRWETGEVQAQSAAKTPSCKDIVAGDMSKKSLWEQKGGSKTSSTIKSTPSGKRYKFVATGHGKYEKVLVEGGPAP; this is encoded by the exons ATGCGAGG GCCCACTGCTCAGTGGAGCgtggaggacgaggaggaggccGTCCGCGAGCAATGCCAGCATGAGAGAGACAGGCAGCTTCCGGCCCAGGACGAGGACGGAGGCGACCATGTCCCCAAGAGGCCGGAGCAGGAGATGCT cctcagcctgaaGCCCTCGGAGGCCCCTGAACTGGATGAGGACGAGGGCTTTGGCGACTGGTCCCAGAGGCCAGAGCAGCGGCAGCAGCACGAGGAGACGCAGGGTGCCTCGGACAGCGGAGAGCCCCCCCGCTGCAGGAGTCCTGAGGGGGAGCAAGAGGACAG GCCCAGCCTGCATGCCTGCGAAAAGGAGAACAGTGACGAAGTCCACCTGGAGGAGTTGAGTCTGAGCAAGGAGGGGCCAGACCCAGAGGACACTGTCCAGGACAACCTGGGGGCTGCAGGGGCtgaggaggaacaggaggag caccaGAAATGTCAGCAGCCTAGGACACCCAGCCCCTTGGTCTTGGAGGGGACCATCGAACAGAGCTCGCCTCCCCTGAGCCCTACCACCAAA CTCATCGACAGGACCGAGTCCCTAAACCGCTCCATAGAGAAgag TAACAGTGTGAAGAAATCGCAGCCAGACTTGCCCATCTCCAAGATTGACCAGTGGCTGGAACAATATACCCAGGCCATTGAG ACCGCTGGCCGGACCCCCAAGCTAGCCCGCCAGGCCTCCATAGAGCTGCCCAGCATGGCCGTGGCCAGTACCAAGAGTCGGTGGGAGACGGGTGAGGTACAGGCTCAGTCTGCGGCCAAGACTCCGTCCTGCAAG GATATTGTGGCTGGAGACATGAGCAAGAAAAGCCTCTGGGAGCAGAAGGGAGGCTCCAAGACCTCATCAACAATTAAG agcaccccatctgggaagaggtATAAGTTTGTGGCCACCGGGCATGGGAAATATGAGAAGGTGCTTGTGGAAGGGGGCCCGGCTCCCTAG
- the LSP1 gene encoding lymphocyte-specific protein 1 isoform X3 codes for MLLSLKPSEAPELDEDEGFGDWSQRPEQRQQHEETQGASDSGEPPRCRSPEGEQEDRPSLHACEKENSDEVHLEELSLSKEGPDPEDTVQDNLGAAGAEEEQEEHQKCQQPRTPSPLVLEGTIEQSSPPLSPTTKLIDRTESLNRSIEKSNSVKKSQPDLPISKIDQWLEQYTQAIETAGRTPKLARQASIELPSMAVASTKSRWETGEVQAQSAAKTPSCKDIVAGDMSKKSLWEQKGGSKTSSTIKSTPSGKRYKFVATGHGKYEKVLVEGGPAP; via the exons ATGCT cctcagcctgaaGCCCTCGGAGGCCCCTGAACTGGATGAGGACGAGGGCTTTGGCGACTGGTCCCAGAGGCCAGAGCAGCGGCAGCAGCACGAGGAGACGCAGGGTGCCTCGGACAGCGGAGAGCCCCCCCGCTGCAGGAGTCCTGAGGGGGAGCAAGAGGACAG GCCCAGCCTGCATGCCTGCGAAAAGGAGAACAGTGACGAAGTCCACCTGGAGGAGTTGAGTCTGAGCAAGGAGGGGCCAGACCCAGAGGACACTGTCCAGGACAACCTGGGGGCTGCAGGGGCtgaggaggaacaggaggag caccaGAAATGTCAGCAGCCTAGGACACCCAGCCCCTTGGTCTTGGAGGGGACCATCGAACAGAGCTCGCCTCCCCTGAGCCCTACCACCAAA CTCATCGACAGGACCGAGTCCCTAAACCGCTCCATAGAGAAgag TAACAGTGTGAAGAAATCGCAGCCAGACTTGCCCATCTCCAAGATTGACCAGTGGCTGGAACAATATACCCAGGCCATTGAG ACCGCTGGCCGGACCCCCAAGCTAGCCCGCCAGGCCTCCATAGAGCTGCCCAGCATGGCCGTGGCCAGTACCAAGAGTCGGTGGGAGACGGGTGAGGTACAGGCTCAGTCTGCGGCCAAGACTCCGTCCTGCAAG GATATTGTGGCTGGAGACATGAGCAAGAAAAGCCTCTGGGAGCAGAAGGGAGGCTCCAAGACCTCATCAACAATTAAG agcaccccatctgggaagaggtATAAGTTTGTGGCCACCGGGCATGGGAAATATGAGAAGGTGCTTGTGGAAGGGGGCCCGGCTCCCTAG